In Canis lupus dingo isolate Sandy chromosome 27, ASM325472v2, whole genome shotgun sequence, one genomic interval encodes:
- the FOXM1 gene encoding forkhead box protein M1 isoform X8, which produces MKTSPRRPLILKRRRVPLPVQNAPGETSGEEPKRPPAQQEPGQAQASKEAAESNSCKFPAGIKIINHPTMPNTQVVAIPNNANIQSIITALTAKGKESGSTGPNKFILISCGGAPTHPPGPQPQAQTSNDPKRTEVVTETLGSKPAARDVNLPRPPEALPGQRWESCAGSEAAGCTLDNSLTNIQWLGKMSSDGLGPSNIKQEMEGKENRHLEQSQVEETPGASASWQDSASERPPYSYMAMIQFAINSTERKRMTLKDIYTWIEDHFPYFKHIAKPGWKNSIRHNLSLHDMFVRETSANGKVSFWTIHPSANRYLTLDQVFKQQKRPNPELRRNVTIKSELPLGARRKMKPLLPRVSSYLVPIQFPVNQSLVLQPSVKMPLPLAASLMSSELARHSKRVRIAPKVLLAEEGVAPLPATGPLQEDKLPLGEGLSPLLPVQSIKEEEPQPGEETLHLGRPIKVESPPLEEWPSPCPSIKEESSHSWEDSSHSPTPRPKRSYSGLKSPARCVSEMLVIKRREGREMSRSRRKQHLLPPCLDEPEPELLFSQGPGASQRATELTLPTESSEPASRLGYSQEEGGPFKTPIKETLPISSTPSKSVLPATPESWRLTPPAKVGGLEFSPVHHPQAAFGPLPDALGLTDFSTTPLKSIPLFDSPRELLSSEPFDLTSDPFSTSSPSDMEVPKPDSPGPEAASLSANRSLTEGLVLDTMNDSLSKILLDISFPGLEEDPLGPDSINWAQFIPELR; this is translated from the exons ATGAAAACCAGCCCCCGTCGGCCACTGATTCTCAAAAGACGGAGGGTGCCCCTTCCTGTTCAAAATGCCCCAGGTGAAACATCAGGAGAGGAACCTAAGAGGCCCCCTGCCCAACAGGAACCTGGTCAAGCACAGGCCTCCAAGGAGGCAGCAGAGTCCAACTCTTGCAAGTTTCCGGCTGGGATCAAGATTATTAACCACCCCACCATGCCCAACACACAAGTGGTGGCCATCCCTAACAATGCCAATATCCAGAGCATCATCACAGCATTGACCgccaaaggaaaagagagtggCAGCACTGGGCCCAACAAATTCATCCTCATCAGCTGTGGGGGAGCCCCCACTCACCCTCCAGGACCCCAGCCTCAAGCCCAAACCAGCAATGATCCCAAGAGGACAGAAGTGGTCaccgagaccctgggatcaaagcCGGCAGCTAGGGATGTGAATCTGCCTAGACCACCTGAAGCCCTTCCCGGGCAGAGATGGGAGAGCTGTG CTGGCAGTGAGGCAGCAGGCTGCACTCTCGACAACAGCTTGACTAACATCCAGTGGCTTGGAAAGATGAGTTCGGATGGACTGGGCCCCAGCAACATCAAACAAGAGATGGAGGGAAAGGAGAATCGTCACCTGGAGCAAAGTCAG GTTGAGGAGACCCCGGGAGCATCAGCATCCTGGCAGGACTCTGCGTCTGAGCGGCCGCCATACTCTTACATGGCTATGATACAGTTCGCCATCAACAGCACCGAGAGGAAGCGCATGACCTTGAAAGACATCTATACTTGGATCGAGGATCACTTCCCCTATTTTAAGCACATTGCCAAGCCAGGCTGGAAG AACTCCATCCGCCACAACCTTTCTCTTCATGACATGTTTGTTCGAGAGACATCTGCCAATGGCAAGGTCTCCTTCTGGACTATCCACCCCAGTGCCAATCGCTACTTGACATTGGACCAGGTGTTTAAG CAGCAGAAACGACCCAATCCTGAGCTCCGCCGGAACGTGACCATCAAAAGCGAACTCCCACTAGGCGCAC GGCGGAAGATGAAGCCACTACTGCCACGGGTCAGCTCGTACCTGGTACCCATCCAGTTCCCAGTGAACCAGTCACTGGTGTTGCAGCCCTCGGTAAAAATGCCACTGCCCCTGGCAGCTTCACTCATGAGCTCAGAGCTTGCCCGCCATAGCAAGCGAGTCCGTATTGCCCCCAAG GTGCTACTAGCTGAGGAGGGGGTGGCCCCTCTGCCGGCCACAGGGCCCCTGCAAGAGGACAAACTCCCGCTCGGAGAAGGGCTGTCTCCTCTGCTTCCAGTTCAGTCCATCAAGGAGGAAGAACCCCAGCCTGGGGAGGAGACGCTACACTTGGGGAGGCCCATCAAAGTGGAGAGCCCGCCCTTGGAGGAGTGGCCCTCGCCGTGCCCGTCAATCAAAGAGGAATCCTCTCATTCCTGGGAGGACTCCTCCCACTCTCCCACGCCAAGGCCCAAGAGGTCCTACAGCGGGCTCAAGTCCCCAGCCCGGTGTGTCTCAGAAATGCTTGTGATTAAACGGAGGGAGGGGCGGGAGATGAGCCGGTCTCGAAGGAAACAGCACCTCCTGCCTCCTTGCCTGGATGAGCCGGAGCCCGAGCTGCTCTtctcccagggccccggggcttCCCAGCGAGCCACCGAGCTTACTTTGCCCACAGAGTCCTCTGAGCCTGCCTCCCGGCTTGGCTACTCCCAAGAGGAGGGAGGACCTTTTAAGACGCCCATTAAGGAGACGCTGCCCATCTCTTCCACTCCAAGCAAATCTGTCCTCCCTGCGACCCCCGAATCCTGGAGGCTCACACCCCCAGCCAAAGTAGGGGGGCTAGAGTTCAGCCCAGTACACCACCCCCAGGCTGCCTTCGGCCCCCTGCCTGATGCCCTGGGGCTGACGGATTTTAGCACCACCCCCCTGAAAAGCATTCCCCTCTTTGACTCGCCCCGAGAGCTCCTCAGTTCTGAGCCCTTTGACCTCACCTCTGACCCCTTCAGCACTTCCTCCCCCTCAGATATGGAAGTCCCCAAGCCAGACTCCCCTGGGCCAGAGGCTGCCAGCCTCTCAGCCAACCGCTCTCTGACAGAAGGCCTGGTTCTGGACACGATGAATGACAGCCTCAGCAAGATCCTGCTGGACATCAGCTTTCCTGGCCTGGAGGAGGACCCTCTGGGCCCGGACAGCATCAACTGGGCTCAGTTCATTCCTGAGCTACGGTAG
- the FOXM1 gene encoding forkhead box protein M1 isoform X5 encodes MKTSPRRPLILKRRRVPLPVQNAPGETSGEEPKRPPAQQEPGQAQASKEAAESNSCKFPAGIKIINHPTMPNTQVVAIPNNANIQSIITALTAKGKESGSTGPNKFILISCGGAPTHPPGPQPQAQTSNDPKRTEVVTETLGSKPAARDVNLPRPPEALPGQRWESCGMWSARQRAGSEAAGCTLDNSLTNIQWLGKMSSDGLGPSNIKQEMEGKENRHLEQSQVEETPGASASWQDSASERPPYSYMAMIQFAINSTERKRMTLKDIYTWIEDHFPYFKHIAKPGWKNSIRHNLSLHDMFVRETSANGKVSFWTIHPSANRYLTLDQVFKQQQKRPNPELRRNVTIKSELPLGARRKMKPLLPRVSSYLVPIQFPVNQSLVLQPSVKMPLPLAASLMSSELARHSKRVRIAPKVLLAEEGVAPLPATGPLQEDKLPLGEGLSPLLPVQSIKEEEPQPGEETLHLGRPIKVESPPLEEWPSPCPSIKEESSHSWEDSSHSPTPRPKRSYSGLKSPARCVSEMLVIKRREGREMSRSRRKQHLLPPCLDEPEPELLFSQGPGASQRATELTLPTESSEPASRLGYSQEEGGPFKTPIKETLPISSTPSKSVLPATPESWRLTPPAKVGGLEFSPVHHPQAAFGPLPDALGLTDFSTTPLKSIPLFDSPRELLSSEPFDLTSDPFSTSSPSDMEVPKPDSPGPEAASLSANRSLTEGLVLDTMNDSLSKILLDISFPGLEEDPLGPDSINWAQFIPELR; translated from the exons ATGAAAACCAGCCCCCGTCGGCCACTGATTCTCAAAAGACGGAGGGTGCCCCTTCCTGTTCAAAATGCCCCAGGTGAAACATCAGGAGAGGAACCTAAGAGGCCCCCTGCCCAACAGGAACCTGGTCAAGCACAGGCCTCCAAGGAGGCAGCAGAGTCCAACTCTTGCAAGTTTCCGGCTGGGATCAAGATTATTAACCACCCCACCATGCCCAACACACAAGTGGTGGCCATCCCTAACAATGCCAATATCCAGAGCATCATCACAGCATTGACCgccaaaggaaaagagagtggCAGCACTGGGCCCAACAAATTCATCCTCATCAGCTGTGGGGGAGCCCCCACTCACCCTCCAGGACCCCAGCCTCAAGCCCAAACCAGCAATGATCCCAAGAGGACAGAAGTGGTCaccgagaccctgggatcaaagcCGGCAGCTAGGGATGTGAATCTGCCTAGACCACCTGAAGCCCTTCCCGGGCAGAGATGGGAGAGCTGTGGTATGTGGTCTGCAAGGCAAAGGG CTGGCAGTGAGGCAGCAGGCTGCACTCTCGACAACAGCTTGACTAACATCCAGTGGCTTGGAAAGATGAGTTCGGATGGACTGGGCCCCAGCAACATCAAACAAGAGATGGAGGGAAAGGAGAATCGTCACCTGGAGCAAAGTCAG GTTGAGGAGACCCCGGGAGCATCAGCATCCTGGCAGGACTCTGCGTCTGAGCGGCCGCCATACTCTTACATGGCTATGATACAGTTCGCCATCAACAGCACCGAGAGGAAGCGCATGACCTTGAAAGACATCTATACTTGGATCGAGGATCACTTCCCCTATTTTAAGCACATTGCCAAGCCAGGCTGGAAG AACTCCATCCGCCACAACCTTTCTCTTCATGACATGTTTGTTCGAGAGACATCTGCCAATGGCAAGGTCTCCTTCTGGACTATCCACCCCAGTGCCAATCGCTACTTGACATTGGACCAGGTGTTTAAG CAGCAGCAGAAACGACCCAATCCTGAGCTCCGCCGGAACGTGACCATCAAAAGCGAACTCCCACTAGGCGCAC GGCGGAAGATGAAGCCACTACTGCCACGGGTCAGCTCGTACCTGGTACCCATCCAGTTCCCAGTGAACCAGTCACTGGTGTTGCAGCCCTCGGTAAAAATGCCACTGCCCCTGGCAGCTTCACTCATGAGCTCAGAGCTTGCCCGCCATAGCAAGCGAGTCCGTATTGCCCCCAAG GTGCTACTAGCTGAGGAGGGGGTGGCCCCTCTGCCGGCCACAGGGCCCCTGCAAGAGGACAAACTCCCGCTCGGAGAAGGGCTGTCTCCTCTGCTTCCAGTTCAGTCCATCAAGGAGGAAGAACCCCAGCCTGGGGAGGAGACGCTACACTTGGGGAGGCCCATCAAAGTGGAGAGCCCGCCCTTGGAGGAGTGGCCCTCGCCGTGCCCGTCAATCAAAGAGGAATCCTCTCATTCCTGGGAGGACTCCTCCCACTCTCCCACGCCAAGGCCCAAGAGGTCCTACAGCGGGCTCAAGTCCCCAGCCCGGTGTGTCTCAGAAATGCTTGTGATTAAACGGAGGGAGGGGCGGGAGATGAGCCGGTCTCGAAGGAAACAGCACCTCCTGCCTCCTTGCCTGGATGAGCCGGAGCCCGAGCTGCTCTtctcccagggccccggggcttCCCAGCGAGCCACCGAGCTTACTTTGCCCACAGAGTCCTCTGAGCCTGCCTCCCGGCTTGGCTACTCCCAAGAGGAGGGAGGACCTTTTAAGACGCCCATTAAGGAGACGCTGCCCATCTCTTCCACTCCAAGCAAATCTGTCCTCCCTGCGACCCCCGAATCCTGGAGGCTCACACCCCCAGCCAAAGTAGGGGGGCTAGAGTTCAGCCCAGTACACCACCCCCAGGCTGCCTTCGGCCCCCTGCCTGATGCCCTGGGGCTGACGGATTTTAGCACCACCCCCCTGAAAAGCATTCCCCTCTTTGACTCGCCCCGAGAGCTCCTCAGTTCTGAGCCCTTTGACCTCACCTCTGACCCCTTCAGCACTTCCTCCCCCTCAGATATGGAAGTCCCCAAGCCAGACTCCCCTGGGCCAGAGGCTGCCAGCCTCTCAGCCAACCGCTCTCTGACAGAAGGCCTGGTTCTGGACACGATGAATGACAGCCTCAGCAAGATCCTGCTGGACATCAGCTTTCCTGGCCTGGAGGAGGACCCTCTGGGCCCGGACAGCATCAACTGGGCTCAGTTCATTCCTGAGCTACGGTAG
- the FOXM1 gene encoding forkhead box protein M1 isoform X1 — protein sequence MKTSPRRPLILKRRRVPLPVQNAPGETSGEEPKRPPAQQEPGQAQASKEAAESNSCKFPAGIKIINHPTMPNTQVVAIPNNANIQSIITALTAKGKESGSTGPNKFILISCGGAPTHPPGPQPQAQTSNDPKRTEVVTETLGSKPAARDVNLPRPPEALPGQRWESCGMWSARQRAGSEAAGCTLDNSLTNIQWLGKMSSDGLGPSNIKQEMEGKENRHLEQSQVEETPGASASWQDSASERPPYSYMAMIQFAINSTERKRMTLKDIYTWIEDHFPYFKHIAKPGWKNSIRHNLSLHDMFVRETSANGKVSFWTIHPSANRYLTLDQVFKPLDPGSPQSPEHLESQQQKRPNPELRRNVTIKSELPLGARRKMKPLLPRVSSYLVPIQFPVNQSLVLQPSVKMPLPLAASLMSSELARHSKRVRIAPKVLLAEEGVAPLPATGPLQEDKLPLGEGLSPLLPVQSIKEEEPQPGEETLHLGRPIKVESPPLEEWPSPCPSIKEESSHSWEDSSHSPTPRPKRSYSGLKSPARCVSEMLVIKRREGREMSRSRRKQHLLPPCLDEPEPELLFSQGPGASQRATELTLPTESSEPASRLGYSQEEGGPFKTPIKETLPISSTPSKSVLPATPESWRLTPPAKVGGLEFSPVHHPQAAFGPLPDALGLTDFSTTPLKSIPLFDSPRELLSSEPFDLTSDPFSTSSPSDMEVPKPDSPGPEAASLSANRSLTEGLVLDTMNDSLSKILLDISFPGLEEDPLGPDSINWAQFIPELR from the exons ATGAAAACCAGCCCCCGTCGGCCACTGATTCTCAAAAGACGGAGGGTGCCCCTTCCTGTTCAAAATGCCCCAGGTGAAACATCAGGAGAGGAACCTAAGAGGCCCCCTGCCCAACAGGAACCTGGTCAAGCACAGGCCTCCAAGGAGGCAGCAGAGTCCAACTCTTGCAAGTTTCCGGCTGGGATCAAGATTATTAACCACCCCACCATGCCCAACACACAAGTGGTGGCCATCCCTAACAATGCCAATATCCAGAGCATCATCACAGCATTGACCgccaaaggaaaagagagtggCAGCACTGGGCCCAACAAATTCATCCTCATCAGCTGTGGGGGAGCCCCCACTCACCCTCCAGGACCCCAGCCTCAAGCCCAAACCAGCAATGATCCCAAGAGGACAGAAGTGGTCaccgagaccctgggatcaaagcCGGCAGCTAGGGATGTGAATCTGCCTAGACCACCTGAAGCCCTTCCCGGGCAGAGATGGGAGAGCTGTGGTATGTGGTCTGCAAGGCAAAGGG CTGGCAGTGAGGCAGCAGGCTGCACTCTCGACAACAGCTTGACTAACATCCAGTGGCTTGGAAAGATGAGTTCGGATGGACTGGGCCCCAGCAACATCAAACAAGAGATGGAGGGAAAGGAGAATCGTCACCTGGAGCAAAGTCAG GTTGAGGAGACCCCGGGAGCATCAGCATCCTGGCAGGACTCTGCGTCTGAGCGGCCGCCATACTCTTACATGGCTATGATACAGTTCGCCATCAACAGCACCGAGAGGAAGCGCATGACCTTGAAAGACATCTATACTTGGATCGAGGATCACTTCCCCTATTTTAAGCACATTGCCAAGCCAGGCTGGAAG AACTCCATCCGCCACAACCTTTCTCTTCATGACATGTTTGTTCGAGAGACATCTGCCAATGGCAAGGTCTCCTTCTGGACTATCCACCCCAGTGCCAATCGCTACTTGACATTGGACCAGGTGTTTAAG CCACTGGACCCAGGGTCTCCACAATCGCCTGAGCACTTGGAATCA CAGCAGCAGAAACGACCCAATCCTGAGCTCCGCCGGAACGTGACCATCAAAAGCGAACTCCCACTAGGCGCAC GGCGGAAGATGAAGCCACTACTGCCACGGGTCAGCTCGTACCTGGTACCCATCCAGTTCCCAGTGAACCAGTCACTGGTGTTGCAGCCCTCGGTAAAAATGCCACTGCCCCTGGCAGCTTCACTCATGAGCTCAGAGCTTGCCCGCCATAGCAAGCGAGTCCGTATTGCCCCCAAG GTGCTACTAGCTGAGGAGGGGGTGGCCCCTCTGCCGGCCACAGGGCCCCTGCAAGAGGACAAACTCCCGCTCGGAGAAGGGCTGTCTCCTCTGCTTCCAGTTCAGTCCATCAAGGAGGAAGAACCCCAGCCTGGGGAGGAGACGCTACACTTGGGGAGGCCCATCAAAGTGGAGAGCCCGCCCTTGGAGGAGTGGCCCTCGCCGTGCCCGTCAATCAAAGAGGAATCCTCTCATTCCTGGGAGGACTCCTCCCACTCTCCCACGCCAAGGCCCAAGAGGTCCTACAGCGGGCTCAAGTCCCCAGCCCGGTGTGTCTCAGAAATGCTTGTGATTAAACGGAGGGAGGGGCGGGAGATGAGCCGGTCTCGAAGGAAACAGCACCTCCTGCCTCCTTGCCTGGATGAGCCGGAGCCCGAGCTGCTCTtctcccagggccccggggcttCCCAGCGAGCCACCGAGCTTACTTTGCCCACAGAGTCCTCTGAGCCTGCCTCCCGGCTTGGCTACTCCCAAGAGGAGGGAGGACCTTTTAAGACGCCCATTAAGGAGACGCTGCCCATCTCTTCCACTCCAAGCAAATCTGTCCTCCCTGCGACCCCCGAATCCTGGAGGCTCACACCCCCAGCCAAAGTAGGGGGGCTAGAGTTCAGCCCAGTACACCACCCCCAGGCTGCCTTCGGCCCCCTGCCTGATGCCCTGGGGCTGACGGATTTTAGCACCACCCCCCTGAAAAGCATTCCCCTCTTTGACTCGCCCCGAGAGCTCCTCAGTTCTGAGCCCTTTGACCTCACCTCTGACCCCTTCAGCACTTCCTCCCCCTCAGATATGGAAGTCCCCAAGCCAGACTCCCCTGGGCCAGAGGCTGCCAGCCTCTCAGCCAACCGCTCTCTGACAGAAGGCCTGGTTCTGGACACGATGAATGACAGCCTCAGCAAGATCCTGCTGGACATCAGCTTTCCTGGCCTGGAGGAGGACCCTCTGGGCCCGGACAGCATCAACTGGGCTCAGTTCATTCCTGAGCTACGGTAG
- the FOXM1 gene encoding forkhead box protein M1 isoform X3 yields MKTSPRRPLILKRRRVPLPVQNAPGETSGEEPKRPPAQQEPGQAQASKEAAESNSCKFPAGIKIINHPTMPNTQVVAIPNNANIQSIITALTAKGKESGSTGPNKFILISCGGAPTHPPGPQPQAQTSNDPKRTEVVTETLGSKPAARDVNLPRPPEALPGQRWESCAGSEAAGCTLDNSLTNIQWLGKMSSDGLGPSNIKQEMEGKENRHLEQSQVEETPGASASWQDSASERPPYSYMAMIQFAINSTERKRMTLKDIYTWIEDHFPYFKHIAKPGWKNSIRHNLSLHDMFVRETSANGKVSFWTIHPSANRYLTLDQVFKPLDPGSPQSPEHLESQQQKRPNPELRRNVTIKSELPLGARRKMKPLLPRVSSYLVPIQFPVNQSLVLQPSVKMPLPLAASLMSSELARHSKRVRIAPKVLLAEEGVAPLPATGPLQEDKLPLGEGLSPLLPVQSIKEEEPQPGEETLHLGRPIKVESPPLEEWPSPCPSIKEESSHSWEDSSHSPTPRPKRSYSGLKSPARCVSEMLVIKRREGREMSRSRRKQHLLPPCLDEPEPELLFSQGPGASQRATELTLPTESSEPASRLGYSQEEGGPFKTPIKETLPISSTPSKSVLPATPESWRLTPPAKVGGLEFSPVHHPQAAFGPLPDALGLTDFSTTPLKSIPLFDSPRELLSSEPFDLTSDPFSTSSPSDMEVPKPDSPGPEAASLSANRSLTEGLVLDTMNDSLSKILLDISFPGLEEDPLGPDSINWAQFIPELR; encoded by the exons ATGAAAACCAGCCCCCGTCGGCCACTGATTCTCAAAAGACGGAGGGTGCCCCTTCCTGTTCAAAATGCCCCAGGTGAAACATCAGGAGAGGAACCTAAGAGGCCCCCTGCCCAACAGGAACCTGGTCAAGCACAGGCCTCCAAGGAGGCAGCAGAGTCCAACTCTTGCAAGTTTCCGGCTGGGATCAAGATTATTAACCACCCCACCATGCCCAACACACAAGTGGTGGCCATCCCTAACAATGCCAATATCCAGAGCATCATCACAGCATTGACCgccaaaggaaaagagagtggCAGCACTGGGCCCAACAAATTCATCCTCATCAGCTGTGGGGGAGCCCCCACTCACCCTCCAGGACCCCAGCCTCAAGCCCAAACCAGCAATGATCCCAAGAGGACAGAAGTGGTCaccgagaccctgggatcaaagcCGGCAGCTAGGGATGTGAATCTGCCTAGACCACCTGAAGCCCTTCCCGGGCAGAGATGGGAGAGCTGTG CTGGCAGTGAGGCAGCAGGCTGCACTCTCGACAACAGCTTGACTAACATCCAGTGGCTTGGAAAGATGAGTTCGGATGGACTGGGCCCCAGCAACATCAAACAAGAGATGGAGGGAAAGGAGAATCGTCACCTGGAGCAAAGTCAG GTTGAGGAGACCCCGGGAGCATCAGCATCCTGGCAGGACTCTGCGTCTGAGCGGCCGCCATACTCTTACATGGCTATGATACAGTTCGCCATCAACAGCACCGAGAGGAAGCGCATGACCTTGAAAGACATCTATACTTGGATCGAGGATCACTTCCCCTATTTTAAGCACATTGCCAAGCCAGGCTGGAAG AACTCCATCCGCCACAACCTTTCTCTTCATGACATGTTTGTTCGAGAGACATCTGCCAATGGCAAGGTCTCCTTCTGGACTATCCACCCCAGTGCCAATCGCTACTTGACATTGGACCAGGTGTTTAAG CCACTGGACCCAGGGTCTCCACAATCGCCTGAGCACTTGGAATCA CAGCAGCAGAAACGACCCAATCCTGAGCTCCGCCGGAACGTGACCATCAAAAGCGAACTCCCACTAGGCGCAC GGCGGAAGATGAAGCCACTACTGCCACGGGTCAGCTCGTACCTGGTACCCATCCAGTTCCCAGTGAACCAGTCACTGGTGTTGCAGCCCTCGGTAAAAATGCCACTGCCCCTGGCAGCTTCACTCATGAGCTCAGAGCTTGCCCGCCATAGCAAGCGAGTCCGTATTGCCCCCAAG GTGCTACTAGCTGAGGAGGGGGTGGCCCCTCTGCCGGCCACAGGGCCCCTGCAAGAGGACAAACTCCCGCTCGGAGAAGGGCTGTCTCCTCTGCTTCCAGTTCAGTCCATCAAGGAGGAAGAACCCCAGCCTGGGGAGGAGACGCTACACTTGGGGAGGCCCATCAAAGTGGAGAGCCCGCCCTTGGAGGAGTGGCCCTCGCCGTGCCCGTCAATCAAAGAGGAATCCTCTCATTCCTGGGAGGACTCCTCCCACTCTCCCACGCCAAGGCCCAAGAGGTCCTACAGCGGGCTCAAGTCCCCAGCCCGGTGTGTCTCAGAAATGCTTGTGATTAAACGGAGGGAGGGGCGGGAGATGAGCCGGTCTCGAAGGAAACAGCACCTCCTGCCTCCTTGCCTGGATGAGCCGGAGCCCGAGCTGCTCTtctcccagggccccggggcttCCCAGCGAGCCACCGAGCTTACTTTGCCCACAGAGTCCTCTGAGCCTGCCTCCCGGCTTGGCTACTCCCAAGAGGAGGGAGGACCTTTTAAGACGCCCATTAAGGAGACGCTGCCCATCTCTTCCACTCCAAGCAAATCTGTCCTCCCTGCGACCCCCGAATCCTGGAGGCTCACACCCCCAGCCAAAGTAGGGGGGCTAGAGTTCAGCCCAGTACACCACCCCCAGGCTGCCTTCGGCCCCCTGCCTGATGCCCTGGGGCTGACGGATTTTAGCACCACCCCCCTGAAAAGCATTCCCCTCTTTGACTCGCCCCGAGAGCTCCTCAGTTCTGAGCCCTTTGACCTCACCTCTGACCCCTTCAGCACTTCCTCCCCCTCAGATATGGAAGTCCCCAAGCCAGACTCCCCTGGGCCAGAGGCTGCCAGCCTCTCAGCCAACCGCTCTCTGACAGAAGGCCTGGTTCTGGACACGATGAATGACAGCCTCAGCAAGATCCTGCTGGACATCAGCTTTCCTGGCCTGGAGGAGGACCCTCTGGGCCCGGACAGCATCAACTGGGCTCAGTTCATTCCTGAGCTACGGTAG
- the FOXM1 gene encoding forkhead box protein M1 isoform X7, with protein sequence MKTSPRRPLILKRRRVPLPVQNAPAGSEAAGCTLDNSLTNIQWLGKMSSDGLGPSNIKQEMEGKENRHLEQSQVEETPGASASWQDSASERPPYSYMAMIQFAINSTERKRMTLKDIYTWIEDHFPYFKHIAKPGWKNSIRHNLSLHDMFVRETSANGKVSFWTIHPSANRYLTLDQVFKPLDPGSPQSPEHLESQQQKRPNPELRRNVTIKSELPLGARRKMKPLLPRVSSYLVPIQFPVNQSLVLQPSVKMPLPLAASLMSSELARHSKRVRIAPKVLLAEEGVAPLPATGPLQEDKLPLGEGLSPLLPVQSIKEEEPQPGEETLHLGRPIKVESPPLEEWPSPCPSIKEESSHSWEDSSHSPTPRPKRSYSGLKSPARCVSEMLVIKRREGREMSRSRRKQHLLPPCLDEPEPELLFSQGPGASQRATELTLPTESSEPASRLGYSQEEGGPFKTPIKETLPISSTPSKSVLPATPESWRLTPPAKVGGLEFSPVHHPQAAFGPLPDALGLTDFSTTPLKSIPLFDSPRELLSSEPFDLTSDPFSTSSPSDMEVPKPDSPGPEAASLSANRSLTEGLVLDTMNDSLSKILLDISFPGLEEDPLGPDSINWAQFIPELR encoded by the exons ATGAAAACCAGCCCCCGTCGGCCACTGATTCTCAAAAGACGGAGGGTGCCCCTTCCTGTTCAAAATGCCCCAG CTGGCAGTGAGGCAGCAGGCTGCACTCTCGACAACAGCTTGACTAACATCCAGTGGCTTGGAAAGATGAGTTCGGATGGACTGGGCCCCAGCAACATCAAACAAGAGATGGAGGGAAAGGAGAATCGTCACCTGGAGCAAAGTCAG GTTGAGGAGACCCCGGGAGCATCAGCATCCTGGCAGGACTCTGCGTCTGAGCGGCCGCCATACTCTTACATGGCTATGATACAGTTCGCCATCAACAGCACCGAGAGGAAGCGCATGACCTTGAAAGACATCTATACTTGGATCGAGGATCACTTCCCCTATTTTAAGCACATTGCCAAGCCAGGCTGGAAG AACTCCATCCGCCACAACCTTTCTCTTCATGACATGTTTGTTCGAGAGACATCTGCCAATGGCAAGGTCTCCTTCTGGACTATCCACCCCAGTGCCAATCGCTACTTGACATTGGACCAGGTGTTTAAG CCACTGGACCCAGGGTCTCCACAATCGCCTGAGCACTTGGAATCA CAGCAGCAGAAACGACCCAATCCTGAGCTCCGCCGGAACGTGACCATCAAAAGCGAACTCCCACTAGGCGCAC GGCGGAAGATGAAGCCACTACTGCCACGGGTCAGCTCGTACCTGGTACCCATCCAGTTCCCAGTGAACCAGTCACTGGTGTTGCAGCCCTCGGTAAAAATGCCACTGCCCCTGGCAGCTTCACTCATGAGCTCAGAGCTTGCCCGCCATAGCAAGCGAGTCCGTATTGCCCCCAAG GTGCTACTAGCTGAGGAGGGGGTGGCCCCTCTGCCGGCCACAGGGCCCCTGCAAGAGGACAAACTCCCGCTCGGAGAAGGGCTGTCTCCTCTGCTTCCAGTTCAGTCCATCAAGGAGGAAGAACCCCAGCCTGGGGAGGAGACGCTACACTTGGGGAGGCCCATCAAAGTGGAGAGCCCGCCCTTGGAGGAGTGGCCCTCGCCGTGCCCGTCAATCAAAGAGGAATCCTCTCATTCCTGGGAGGACTCCTCCCACTCTCCCACGCCAAGGCCCAAGAGGTCCTACAGCGGGCTCAAGTCCCCAGCCCGGTGTGTCTCAGAAATGCTTGTGATTAAACGGAGGGAGGGGCGGGAGATGAGCCGGTCTCGAAGGAAACAGCACCTCCTGCCTCCTTGCCTGGATGAGCCGGAGCCCGAGCTGCTCTtctcccagggccccggggcttCCCAGCGAGCCACCGAGCTTACTTTGCCCACAGAGTCCTCTGAGCCTGCCTCCCGGCTTGGCTACTCCCAAGAGGAGGGAGGACCTTTTAAGACGCCCATTAAGGAGACGCTGCCCATCTCTTCCACTCCAAGCAAATCTGTCCTCCCTGCGACCCCCGAATCCTGGAGGCTCACACCCCCAGCCAAAGTAGGGGGGCTAGAGTTCAGCCCAGTACACCACCCCCAGGCTGCCTTCGGCCCCCTGCCTGATGCCCTGGGGCTGACGGATTTTAGCACCACCCCCCTGAAAAGCATTCCCCTCTTTGACTCGCCCCGAGAGCTCCTCAGTTCTGAGCCCTTTGACCTCACCTCTGACCCCTTCAGCACTTCCTCCCCCTCAGATATGGAAGTCCCCAAGCCAGACTCCCCTGGGCCAGAGGCTGCCAGCCTCTCAGCCAACCGCTCTCTGACAGAAGGCCTGGTTCTGGACACGATGAATGACAGCCTCAGCAAGATCCTGCTGGACATCAGCTTTCCTGGCCTGGAGGAGGACCCTCTGGGCCCGGACAGCATCAACTGGGCTCAGTTCATTCCTGAGCTACGGTAG